The genomic segment CGCAATCTGTTCCAGGCCCCTGCCACGCACTCCAAAGGGGGAAACGGGCGTGTGAGTCAGCAGTACTCCGGTCACCAGTCCGCGGGTTACCTCCTGATCAACAAACTTGACCCGGATATAGGTCAGCGGCAGTGGCCTTAAACGTCGCAACTGAGTGGAATCTTTACGGTTCATGAACCGCTTAAAGGGGCGTAACACATCACCGGCACGAATCTGTAAAGCAGACGGATCAGGAGGCACAATCTCAGCAGCCTGCAACTGCAACTGCATAAATTCGTGATTTTGGTTATCACGGTAACGGCGCACATACTTCAAACAGGGCCGAAATGAGTCACGAACCAGCCGTGCTGCAATCGCGGCAACGAATTTACGGTCCGGTGTGAATTGCCGAATCGCAGGAGACAGATCATGGGTCCGCGTATCGTATTCCCTGCAAATTACTTCAAATCCGGCTGTACTGGCAGCCACACCCAGAAGCATTGCTTTGTCGGACTCTGATTCCGGATACCGGTTCAGGGCGAGCTCACCATCTTCCACCTCACGTTCACCGGACGGTTGAAGCAGTCGCTCAGCGTCAATCAAATCTGCGACATCCAGTTCGGCAATCTGAATCGGAGTACCTGGTCTCAACCAGTCGGCGGCATACACATCAAGCTGCCACATTCGGCCGTACATGCGACTGACGGCCTGGCGGATATCATCCAGCAACCGACGGGGGCGGAAAGAGCGTCCTCCGACGGCCCCTGTCATTGAAACCGATATCCGAACACGATACGAACACAGACGGAAAGGAACCTCGGACGTCGATTCGTCGTCTGCCAAATCCCGGGATCCATCGGCTTCCTGTACTGACAATTCAGCTTCCGGTATCCGGGCCGCACCGGCAGTACTGCTTAGCGGCAGCCAGTCAGCGGCAACCAGACTTAGAAAGATCAAGAACGACCACCCAAGCCGACGGTCATAACATCCGATGTGTCTCAAGGTTTCACCACCCAGCGTTGAACGTTGTCGTATACAGAAATCGGACGGTTCCTGTAACCGGTCACGCTGCTGCGAAATGCGACGAACTGATCAACCTCCCACAAAGGAATCAAAAACGCCTGGGCTGCAATATTTCGCTGCAGCCGGAATAAACTTTTCTGAGCCGCGCGAAAACTTCCCGCATAGTCCAGACGCGTCAGGTCACGTCTGAGCCAGTCCGGATACCGCCTCAACAGATTGACATCCAGTGTGTTGTCCGTCAACAACACAGACCACAGATCAAACAACGGCTCTTCCATACTGACACGACGATACAGCATGTCCCAGTCGGCATAACTGTCAGCGAACTCATCGGCCACCATCAGCCGAACATCAAGGCCAATGTGCGTCCACAGCTCAATCATCTTTTCGGCCGCAGTTCGCATTACCGGATCTGATTCGCAGAGCATGGTCAACTCAGGAAGTTTAATATCCCGGACTGCATCCTGAAGTTCGTCAGCATGATCGACCCGCCATGCAACTTCACTCCACACCTGATCCTCGGTTCGAGTGGCATTGAACGCTTCCCGGGCCTGGGCAACCATATTCTGTCTGACCGGAATACGCAGCTGTTCCTCTGCTGCAAACTTCAGTGTAAACGCGAGTCGGAGATTGAACAGCGGAGGATCCATCAAAGGATTACTGGCATAACTGTCACGCGCCCACGTGGCGCTGCTGAGACGACCATGCTCCATGGATTCATCCCTCAGAATAATATTTTTCAGAATGACGTCTCTGGGCACCGCAAAGGACAGCGCACGTCTCAGCTGGGCATTGACAATCTTTTGGGATTTCGGATTGAACACGATGACATGATTTGCCGGCACTGCCAGTTTCTGCACAAACCCCAGACCCGACTCCCGCACCGGGTTCACTTCCCACGGCTGAAGATCTGAAAGAACATCAATTTCACCCCGACGAAAAGCCTGAATCTGCTGGTGGCGAGTCTCGAAAACCCGTTCGACAATTTCTGCAACGTGGTACTGGTCAGATTGAAGATCATCAGGTTCCGGAATGGTTCTCAAATAAGACCGTCCGGATTTACTCTGAGTTTTCAGCCGAAAACGACCGGCCAGTTTTCCGGGTAATTCCAATTCACTGCCGGTCCGGTCCGTAGACACACGATGGATCGGAAACCGAAACAGCGCAGCGAGATTCAGCGGCACGCGTGAAAACTGAACTTCTATTTTGGTGGGTGATCGAACGATGTATCCGGAAACAAAGGAGGCCAGACGCGGATCAAACTGGTCACTGTTCGGATCGAGCCTGCCCTCCAGGGCAGCTGCAATCTGTCCCGCGGAAACCGGAACCTGTGACTGCCAGTACGGTCGACGGCTCCGCAGAGAGAAGGTCACAACACGGCCCAGATCCTGAGGGTCCCATTCTTCGACGATCGTTGAACGAAAATGCGTCATTTCACCGGCAACATCCGCCTCAAATACCGGAACAGAAACCAGCTCGCGATGGCGCCGCTGAGATGGTGACACAATCGGAAACGCTGAGTCAGCAACTGATTCAACACCGACGCGCACCACCTGGTATCGGGACAGGAGTTCTTCACCGGTTCTGCGATCAGCACCCGTCAATGGCCAGATTATGTCGGAGTCTCGGGCCAGTCGGCTTGCCGTTTCATGATCTGACTTGTTTGCGTACTCCGATGCCTCCATGAGTTTTGCCACTGCAAGTTCAAGCAATTTTTGACGCCACATTCCCGCAACTTCGTGATCGCTGAACCGCAACGTTAACCGCCGCAGCAGCCACCTTGCACGCCTGAAATCAGAGTCGCTGACCGCCTGGCTGATCATCGGAGCCAGCAGTATCCCCGTCAATTCAGACAATTGAGGATAAGTCGGATCTCTGTCGTATATCTGCTCTAACAATGCCAGTGCGGCAACCGGGCGGCCTTCTTTAATATGCGACTGTGACTCCAGAAACAGTAGTCGATTAAACCGAGGCGAGGTTTCTTTCCAGTCAGGTACATACGCATCGAGCCGCTGCAGCATATCGTAGGCTTTGTCCGTATCTCCTTCCTCAAGCAGCAAATCAATGCGTTCCAGCATCAGCTGCTCACTCCCGATAATATCAGCCACCTGATCCAGCTTGATCTGCCTGTTGGTAACCGTTCCGTCACGAAGGTCGACTGTCAGCAGTCCAAGTTGTTCAAAATGCAGATTTTCCCCGGCGGTTCGACGAGGCAGTGCATCCAGAGCATCTCTTTCTTCGATCAGACGCTGATATGTATTGGGGCGAGGTCCATCCAGCAGGCGACAATCAAGTACAAAGTTTTCTAGTTTCAGCACCACCCAGTCAAACCGTTCATTTTCCATCAGCTCTTCAAACGAGGGCGGTCGATTCATACTCTCCAGTGTCGGCAGTCCGTCCCGGTCAAGACGATTGTCTTCCTGAGCCCATAACGGTGCGGTATTCAGAAACGCCAATACGCCACACAAAATCCCGGTAAAACCAAACAGTGCCCTCAGCAAAGCTGTGCTGCCGAAGGCCTGCCGCCGGGAGGCTGGATAAAGATACTTTTGAATTCCGACGTACATTATTTTTATGTTAATTCACAGTTCTGATTGGGCAGGACGCTTCCGACCTTCGGTGTCTCGGACATACCGATGTCCCCTGAATCAATGACTGACCACGTCGTTCAGGGAATACAGACTTCCGTCAGCTCCCACCACAATGAAAGAAGAGCCAACGGCAACGGGACCTCGCTGAAGCCGCATATCCAGTTGGGTCGACTCTCCGACCGGCAAACCCGCAGCATCCAGATTCATCACCGTCCCGTCAGAAAATGCCGCAAGGAATCCGCCACTCGGCAGTGGCAACGGTGCATCAACAAATTGAGACGCATTTTTCGAAAATTTTCCGACAGAATTCAATTCAGCATTCAGTTCAAAAACCTCCACTTCATCATCACCGATCTCGACAAACAGACGATCTGCTGCAATCCGCAGCGGATGACTGACCGCCGCACCAAGGTCACGCTCCTGAACTTTCTGCAGCGTCGATGAATTGATCAACAGCAGTTGTCCGTCAGTCGTTGCGGCGCACAGATACTCGCCGGCTGCAACCGGAGGCAGATCTGTCTCACCGTCAAAGGAAGTGGAGGCAACTTCCGCAAGATGAGGTTCTGGACTCTCACGGTATTCAATCTGCACCATCCTGTTATCCGAGTTAATCGCGATCAGCTGCGTCTCACTGATGGACGTCATGGACTTCCACGAGGCTTCCGCATTCAAATCCCGTGACACCTGATAGTCTTCGGACTTTTGCCGGGTGGCCGTTAGTGTCAGTCGGCCTGGTGAAGCCACCACCAGGCCGTCGGCCAGCGGCACAGGATCACATTCCAGGGATCCGGGAAGTTCCCGGTCCCAGTTTCTCTCCAGCTGACCTGTCGGAGTAAATGTCCACAGGGCCCGTTCACTGCCATAACACCAGGCAGCAAGTCGACCGTCCGGAAGCTCCGTACCGCCCACCGGATCACTGAGTCCCTCGGGAAGACGAAACGGGCTGAGCGATGTGGTGTGAAAACCTGATTCATCAATTTCGCTGACGGGAATCCGAAAGACGTTACCAAAATCACTCAGAGCAATCAGCGACCGTCCGGACGTCGACTGACCAACTGCCACCAGATTGGTACTCAGCACTGTCCGCCAGTCCCCCGTCATCGTATTGCGATTCACCCGCGTAAAAAACACGGACGCGGAAAATGGTTTTGTCGTTGTCACCAGCAGACTCTCATCATCAATCTGCATCGGATACAGATGCTGGCCCCCGGCAACCACCGCTTCATCCAGCAGGACGGCCTGTGACGTAATACTAAAACGGCGCAAAGCCGTACTCGCCATCCACAGGTTGCCGCCTGGTCCGGCCGCAAGAAACGTGGAAGCAAAGACTGCGTTTTCCAGCTGGTTGGTCCCGATATCCGAAAGTGCATCGGTATCGGGTCGATCGGACACTCGAAAGGCTGTTAAACGCTGAGGTGTCGATGGAACATAAAGCTGATCTCCCCGCAGTAGACACGGATCCCAAATCTGGCCGACAACACTGCGACTTTGACGTTCGACCAGTTTTCCATTTTCAGACAACGTCAAAGCCCGTATACGAGAATTGTCGACAGAATCATTTTCGCACAACAGAAACAGTTCCCCCATCGTCAATAACGGCGCGCCCACACTTCCTTCACCATACTCCAGCCAGGTAGCCGCGCGACATTCCAGCGGCTGCAGCGACAATGTGTAAACAAATGCGGTCCGCCCGGGGATCACAAGTGATGCCTTATCCCGGCTGACAGTTGGCGGTCCCTGCACCGGCTGACTGAACCGGACTCGTCTGACAGCCTGCCCCGTCGCGACAGCAACCTGCCACAAGTCTCCCGCTTCCGTAGTAATATAGATCTGCTGGTTGAATATTAAAGGCGGACCGGACGCCGGTGATTCAATCGACTGTCTCCAGATCAATGTACTGTCTGTCTGTCGCACCAGCATCAGTTCGTTGCGTTCGCTGTGGAACAGCAGCAGCGCAGGTGACGAAGCATCGACCTTGGCCGGAGCAAACGGAGCCGGTCCTCCGATGTTACGTTTCCACACCGGTCTGCCGGTTTTTGAGTCCAGAGCAAAAACCACGTCGCCTCCTGAACCAAAAACGAGTTTCCCGTCGGAGACCAGACCGGACTGAGCCTGAGTCTGCAGATTGAGTGACAGCGAAGGCCGTTGATCGATATCCGCATCCAGTGGATACGCCTCTGCACCAAGATCTTCAGCAACCACTCTCTCAACTTCCGCAGCCTCAATCTCTGACAACACATCATTAAACTCCTGATCGTTCCTGATCACATCGAAACGATCAACTACCTCGGTGTACACGCCCAATGCACCGAACGTGTCTTCGGTCTCCAGCTTGTGACGAATTGACGCAAGTGAATTACTGAGACGGTCAGTTTTAAGAATGGCGGCTGCTGCGCTGCGCTGAAGACTTTCCAGCTCCTCACGCTTCTGAGGACTGACGCCACCACCTTTCTGCGTCAGCCGGTCCAGCATCACAAGAGTTGCTTCACTGGCATCCAGTGCCTCCTGGCTGGCCTTCTCCTTTGCCACCTGTGCGGCTGCACTGGTGATCTTCTTCGAGAATCGAATCAAATCGTCCTTTTGTTCAGCGAAGCCGCTGAAGTCACGGCATACATGAAAAAATTCATCCAGACACATCCGGGCCTGAATCACCGAATCAATACTGAACGAATTACCCTCGCTGTATTTCCGAACACGGGCAGAATGCAGGCCAATCAGAGCCGACTCTTTCGAAGTGCTGCCCGGATGAATTTCAAGGAATTGCCGAAACAGATCTTCTGCTTCGTTATAACTGGAATTCTGCAGTGCCTGCTGTGCCTGCTGCAGTCGACGAGATTCACTTTCCGTCATTAACAGAAAATAAAATACGGCAGCAACGATCCCCAGGCCGAAAATGACGAAGCACATCCCAAGAACAAACGGTGAACGTGACAATTTCTGTTCGCCGGGACGGGTCGGGCCACCGGCGATCTGATCATTCAGCTGAGACAAACGACCTCGTCGCAACTGGCGTTGAGCCCGCGAACGAATTTCATCACGGCGATGTTCGACGGCTTCCGAAGCTGCCTGTGCAGAATCAGCCGCATCGTCCATGTACTCAACAGAATCGTCTTTCGACTTACGCTTCGACACGATTGTCGTTCCAGTTCATCCGAATGGGAATTCGTAGGCAATTATGCAATTGTGTCACCCTGAAATTCAGAACACTCAACCGCAGCAAAAAAAGTGTCCGGCATTATTCCACCGTTCCGAAGACAGTACGAATCCGGCTGAAACCCGCCTGGGTTCCTGCATCGTTGACCCGAATTCGCATCTCGTGGCGAGAATCAGGATCAATTCGCAATTGCAAATCCAGATCTGCATCCTCCCTGTGTGCTGTCTCCAGCCTGCCCAGAATATCCTCGTACGTCTGAGCCTTTTCGTCACCGATATACACAACGTTGTCGTGTCCGATCTCAATCAGCAAGGAAGGATCGTCGGTATCATCAAGCGTCACTTCCACAGCTTCCTCAAGACGTGCCGGAGCAACATCGAACTTCTTTTGCAGATCAAATGCAGCAGTAATCATGAAAAAAATTAACAGCAAAAACGTCACATCGACCATTGGTGTCAGGTCTGTTTCTTCAAATTCAGGACGACGCCGGCCCAGACCAATCTCATCGTCGTCGAGCTCTTCCCACGAAGGAAGACTGACCCACTGACGATTACCAAGCACCATGTCAGGTGCGCGACGCCCGGATAACCTGCGATCCTTCGCCTTTTGCACATCGGTTGAGACAAATGAGCTACTAACCCTGGCGGGTGCGTTTTTTTTCTTTTCTGCAGGTACCGCACTCGACTCAGTAACGGCCTTACCCGTTATCTTCTCGATCTGAGACAACTCCGGCAGTCGCACCAGGTCCAGTGAACGCTTTTGCCTGACAGCGGTTTGCAGAATTTTGACGTCGTTCAGGATTGCCCCGGCTGTCTGATAACGCTGCGATCGTCTTTTCGCGATCATGCAGTGTACCATCCGACAGATAACGTCGGGCAGATCAGGATTTTCTTCGGAAAGAGGCGGAGCCATCGTCGTAATATGCTGAACCGCAATTCCGGTTGCCGTGTTACCCGTAAACGGAGTCCGATTACACAACATCTGGTAACAGGTGATCCCAAAGGAGTAAATATCTGACCGCTGGTCAAGATCTTCTCCACGGACCTGCTCAGGGCTCATGTACAGCGGCGTCCCAAGTGTCGTACCCTCCAGTGTCAGTCCGCCCGGTTCTGACTTTTCCTGAAGTTGAGCCAGGCCAAAATCCGCGACCTTCACAACGCCGTTTTTATCTACGAGGACATTGTCCGGCTTGATATCCCGATGAACAATGCCTGCATTCCCCGCAGCAGCAAGGGCCGCTGCCATTTGCCTGATGACATGCAGTGCAACATGCAGTTCAGGTATGCCGTGGATCTTTAGAATCGAAGCAAGGTCCTTACCCCGAACATATTCCTGGGCAATAAAGTGATAATCCCCCTCATGCCCAATCGTATAAACCTGCACAATATTCGCGTGACTGAGCGCAGCAGCGGTCATTGCTTCCTGGCGAAACCGTGAAACAACGCGTTCGCCTGATGAGTTCATCAGGGCCGGCTTGAGAACCTTCACCGCCACAGACCGTTCCAGCGTCGTTTGCTCCGCCAGATAAACGTCAGCCATCCCGCCACTGCCGATATGCTTCACCAGTCGGTATTCACCAAATGTTTTTCCGACCAGATCTTTCATTGGAACATCAGACTTTCAGTCAGCATTGCAAACAGCCGAAAATGAGAGACACACCGTTTCACGCAGAAAAAAAACTACCCGGAACGTTCCGATGCAGCCTGATTTTTCTGCCCGAGCTCTTTCAAATTTTCAGACTTCCGCACAACATTCGGACGAAACCACGGCTATCCGGCACGGTCCTTACAAAAAACTTTGGTAACTGATTTGTTACAGATCACGCACCGCGTGATCGTAATCCACCTCGCCTTCTATCGAGTTAATAACGGATTCCACTTCGCCGACAAACCCATTGCGTGCATCACGTCCGGCATAAATCATAATGTCCAGTTTGCCACCAACAGCCAGGTCTTCCAGTTCATCTGCCAGCTCGTCCAGACTCACTCGTCTCCCGTCGAACAACAGCCGGCTGTCATCTGAGATTACATCCGGAGACAAAATCTCAACGTTCAGGTACCCGTTGGCGTTGGCATTCTGTCCGGTCACAGCAGGTGGAATATCCTTGTCCGGAGTCGCCTGCATCGTGGATGTCACCATAAAAAAAATCAGCAGCAAAAAGGTGACGTCAATCATCGGAGTGATGTCGAGGTCACTGTCTGCTGTCCGCTTTTTTCTTCCGCCAATCCTGAATTCCGGAGACCGTCGCGGCATCCTTAATCTCCAATCCTCCACCTGAAACTGTCAATGTTCAATACGGACGACACAAGTCACGACCGGGATTTCGGTCCGGAACTCAGACCGGCGCGAACCTGTGATGCTTCCAGATCGTCAACCACGATCCCCATGATTTCATCGACCGAATCCTGCAGTCTGGCAATCCTGACATTGGCAAGATTCGTCATCACCACAATCGGAATGGCAATGGCAAGACCACAGGCCGTCGTTAACAGTGCAAAGCTGATGTCGTCTGCCAGATCCGACGGCTCGGGTTTTGCCGAACCCGCGATCTCACGAAAGGCCCCGATCATACCAACGACTGTGCCCAGCAGACCCAGCATCGGGGCAGACTTAACAATCGTATTGAGCCAAGCGAGTCTTCGGTCAAACTCTGACACAATTTCTCGCTCATAGAACTCGCTCAGCAGCTGTCGAATCTTTCTTACCGGTTTATTTCGATTTTCAATCGCCACCATGACCAGCTGGGGAACCGCACGCGACCAAAGTTCAGGAGAGTCGCAGATTTCCGTAGCCGCGTCAAAATGATTTGACTCCAGGTGACCGCCAATATCTTCCAGAAACTGTTCAGCGGACTCACGTCCGGGAAAAGATTTCTGAGCCACTCGGCGCATCAGCACGATAATACAATAGACACCGTAAATAAAGGAAATCGCCAGCGCGCCGTAAATTGCGTAGCCCAGCCAGAGAAGAATGGGCGAAATATCAATCTGAGCCAGCAGTGCCGGCTGGACCTGAAATTGCATGTGAATGTATGTCCTGAGCAATCGTTGACAGCGTCCTGCATCGCGATTTTGTCAAGTCTGGTTTTATCGATACTTCTGGTCTGTGACAATGAACTGGTATGCGCCTGATTCTCCGACCACCCGAAATCGGGTGCGTCGAATTTTTTCTGCCGGCTGACCGGCGTGGTTCATTTCAAGCTGAAGCAACATCGCTTCGGTCTCAGAAGGATAAAAATGTAAAATCTGCCCGCTGGCAGCATCGGTAACACCAGCCTCTTCTAACAACTCTAAATCAGCCTGCACACGGTCGCCACCCTGCCAGCTCATGAACAAACGCTGTTCTCCTGAGGTAATACGCGTCTCTCGTTTGTCTTTGGTGCTACTGAAATTGCTGACGTAGATGATCCGAAGGTCCGGAATTACCACACCCAGCTCTATGCCGAAGAAATCCAACTGCTGTGCATACTCACTGAGACTGCCGCTTTCAGAGAATTCAACATTCCATCGGTTTTCCTGGGGAATCGCGGTTGCTGTTCCTGCCCCTCCCAGTGGACTTCCGGTGCTGCCCACGGCACTGCCAAGGCTTCCGCCCGAACTCTCATCACTGAAGTTATTGGGAAGTTCCAGCTGAGTCGCCGCACCGGCGGTGCTAATCATTCGCTCCACCACTTCTTCCAGCCTTGATTCCTGCTGGTCATTCGACAGGGAGGGATCGTCAGACAGGTCTTCCGGAATCTCAACTTCCAGGGAGTCAGTGTCGACGCCGTCATCCGTATCGCTGATCGCCGGCATCATTTCGGTCTGCATCGTCGGCTGGCTGGGCAACAAATTGCTGAGCCAGATGGAAATCAGCACAATCACACTGCCAATAAGTACCAGAGCAGCAGCAATCACCACCGAACTGGTGTGATCATACCTCGTCTCCCGCATCACTGGGATGCGACCGGAAACAAGACGTTCCTTACGATCAGGTATGTTTGACATTTGTCAATCCACTCGACCCGAACGCAGAAGGAATTCACCACCAGGGAGTACAGGCGACACTCCGGCAGCTGGCGCAGCAGACTCAATTGGAACCCGATTCTTGAAAATCGCAGTTTAAAATACTAGCCGCATGCGCCGCTTGTTTCAACAAATCGACAAACGCACCTCTACGCCTGTGAGGCGACGAATTCACACATCAATCACATGCAGGCAGCACTCAGACCACCGGCAACCTCTGGCAACAACCATTTGCCTGCGTACATAGTTCGACGCTCCATGGTCGCTCCCCAAAACGCCTCGAAACAATTCAATCAGATTCGATTTCTACCGGGTCAGCCAACCGGTACCAAGACTGGAGATTTGGATACGTCACCTGCTGCCGGTTCAAAGCTGCACCACTGATCTGTACCCAGTCAACCGTTCCATAAAAAGGAATCAGGGAACGATCACGACGGGTCTTCTGTCACTTCAATTCGTACACACTGCACACCACTGTAGACAGCCACATGATTTCGTGCGGGCAGGACTACCGAAGTCAACAAACTCTGACAAAGTCCGCCGGAAACTTGATTAACTCAACAGTAGCCGGCAGAAGGCCGCGTTCCTACAGAAGCAGGGCATCACAGATCACCATGAAGTGACGTGAACGTATCGCATTACCCATACACGTCCGCTGACAAACCGGTAATGACAATCAGCAACGCACAAGGCTGTTCAAAAATCCCACAGCCCTTGTGTGCATTGCAGACGCTCAGGCCAGCACGTCGTGGACGACTTCACCATGCACATCGGTCAACCTGAAGTCCCGACCTGCATAGCGGTACGTAAGTCGTTCATGGTCCAGTCCCAGCTGGTGCAGAATTGTGGCGTGCAGATCGTGAAAATGGACTTTATTCCTGACTGCGTAATAACCATATTCATCGGTCTCACCGTATTGAATGCCGGGTTTCATGCCGCCGCCACAAAACCACATCGTATTGGCATGAGGATTATGATCACGACCATTCCTCATACCACCCTCCGATACCGGAGTACGACCAAACTCACCGCCCCACCAGACCAGTGTATCTTCCAGTAAGCCGCGTTCACGCAGATCTGTCAACAGAGCAGAGATTGGCTGATCGACTTCCAGTGCATTTTCTGTATGTCCCTCTTTGAGGCCCCTGTGCTGATCCCATTTGTAACTGTGTGACAGCTGAACAAATCTCACACCACGTTCGGCAAAACGACGAGCCATCAGACACTGCAGACCAAAGTCCCTGGTCGGTTCCTCATTGACTCCGTACATCGCAAGAGTGCGTTCCGTCTCATCTGAAATGTCCTGAACCATTGGCGCTTCGCGCTGCAGTCGAAAGGCCAGTTCAAATGACTGAATCCGACTCTCCAGATCTGAATCCGGACCAATAGACTGCAACTGCATCCGGTTCATCCGCTGCAGCAGATTCAGTTCCATTCGCTGACGGTCAGTTGAGGTACTCCCCTGAATGAAGGGAATTTTCGCATTCTGTGATTCCATGTTGGCGTGACCAACAGGAGTGCCCGCATAAGTTGCCGGCAGGAACGCGGACGTCCAGTTGTTGGCTCCGCCATGCGTCAGTGAAGGGCAGATCGTGACGTATCCAGGCAGATCCTGATTCTCTGTCCCCAAACCATAACTGAGCCAACTGCCCAGACTGGGGCGGACGAACGTATCACTGCCCGTATGCAGTTCCAGCAAAGCAGCACCGTGTCTGGAATTCGATCCGTGAATCGAGCGAATCAGTGTCAGCTCGTCCACATGTTTTGCCACGTGGGGAAAGAGTTCGCTGACATAGGCCCCACTGTCGCCGTACTGCTGAAATCGAAAGGGTGATTTCAGCAGGTTGTACGTCCTTGCAGAAACAACACGAGGTTTGGCGAACGGAATCGGTTTATTGTCATCTTTAATCAACCGGGGCTTGAAATCGAACGTGTCGACCTGCGACGGACCACCGTGCATGAAAAGAAAGATGACTCGTTTCGCCTTCGGTACAAAATGAGGCACCTGAACGCTTAAATCATTTCGAGTGGCGGCACGGGATTCGTCCGAAAGCAGACTGGCGAGGGCGACCGATCCAAAACCAGCACTGGCCTGTCGCAGCAAATCACGGCGGGTCACAGCAGTGTGATTGTTCCAGTGGGACAAATTGT from the Fuerstiella sp. genome contains:
- a CDS encoding DUF1501 domain-containing protein, whose translation is MNNLSHWNNHTAVTRRDLLRQASAGFGSVALASLLSDESRAATRNDLSVQVPHFVPKAKRVIFLFMHGGPSQVDTFDFKPRLIKDDNKPIPFAKPRVVSARTYNLLKSPFRFQQYGDSGAYVSELFPHVAKHVDELTLIRSIHGSNSRHGAALLELHTGSDTFVRPSLGSWLSYGLGTENQDLPGYVTICPSLTHGGANNWTSAFLPATYAGTPVGHANMESQNAKIPFIQGSTSTDRQRMELNLLQRMNRMQLQSIGPDSDLESRIQSFELAFRLQREAPMVQDISDETERTLAMYGVNEEPTRDFGLQCLMARRFAERGVRFVQLSHSYKWDQHRGLKEGHTENALEVDQPISALLTDLRERGLLEDTLVWWGGEFGRTPVSEGGMRNGRDHNPHANTMWFCGGGMKPGIQYGETDEYGYYAVRNKVHFHDLHATILHQLGLDHERLTYRYAGRDFRLTDVHGEVVHDVLA